From one Acidibrevibacterium fodinaquatile genomic stretch:
- the prpB gene encoding methylisocitrate lyase — protein sequence MPYLVASDLPQLPAGQRFRALLERGGILQMPGAHNGLAAQQAKAVGFEALYLSGAAMTASMGLPDLGIITVDEVVFFIRQIARASGLPVLVDGDTGYGEALNVMHMVRAFEEAGAGAVHIEDQLLPKKCGHLNDKKLAAPEDMAAKIAAAAKARRHLFLIARTDAAASEGMDGAVARAELYLRAGADAIFPEALTSAEMFREFAARMKGAPLLANMTEFGRTPFFTAREFADMGYRMVIWPVSSLRVAAKAQAELYQAIRHQGGTQGMIERMQTRAELYATIGYQDYEALDHSIVTTIVPEGMPQRA from the coding sequence ATGCCGTATTTGGTGGCGAGCGATCTGCCGCAACTGCCGGCCGGCCAGCGTTTCCGGGCTCTGCTCGAGCGTGGCGGCATCCTGCAAATGCCGGGAGCGCATAACGGCCTTGCCGCGCAGCAAGCCAAAGCCGTTGGGTTCGAGGCGCTCTATCTCTCGGGTGCCGCGATGACCGCCTCGATGGGCCTTCCCGATCTCGGCATCATCACGGTCGATGAGGTGGTGTTCTTCATCCGCCAAATCGCCCGCGCCAGTGGCCTGCCGGTGCTGGTGGACGGCGATACCGGCTATGGCGAGGCGCTCAACGTCATGCACATGGTCCGCGCTTTCGAGGAGGCGGGGGCCGGCGCGGTTCATATCGAAGACCAGCTTCTGCCCAAGAAATGCGGCCATCTCAATGACAAGAAGCTCGCGGCGCCCGAGGATATGGCCGCGAAAATCGCCGCGGCGGCCAAGGCGCGCCGCCATCTCTTCCTGATCGCCCGCACCGATGCGGCGGCAAGCGAGGGGATGGACGGCGCCGTCGCCCGCGCCGAGCTTTATCTTCGCGCCGGGGCGGACGCGATTTTCCCCGAAGCGCTGACCAGCGCTGAGATGTTCCGCGAATTCGCCGCCCGCATGAAGGGCGCGCCGCTCCTTGCCAACATGACCGAATTCGGTCGCACGCCCTTCTTCACCGCCCGCGAATTCGCCGACATGGGCTATCGCATGGTGATCTGGCCGGTGAGTTCGCTGCGCGTCGCGGCCAAGGCGCAGGCCGAGCTTTATCAAGCTATCCGCCACCAAGGCGGCACCCAGGGCATGATCGAGCGGATGCAAACCCGGGCCGAGCTTTACGCGACCATCGGCTATCAGGACTATGAAGCGCTCGATCATTCGATCGTGACGACGATCGTGCCCGAGGGCATGCCGCAACGGGCCTGA
- a CDS encoding branched-chain amino acid ABC transporter permease has protein sequence MRGLQILVDGFAISTLYALGAIGFSLIFGVSGVLNLAHGGIMVAAAVAAWYIAGPLGAGQYIGALAGVGFGVIIAFATYGLAVRPIQRSRAIPRDETEIFVLTATLLWGIMIQEAIAYFFTDSPITVRPLVNGVVDIFGVRTPANEIMTAAICWVSIGLLWLLVNRTRAGKTLLAASINPRALTLLGFELSSVYLLVWAIYGVLAAIAGVLLAMFLGTSSNNIGVLTASAFSIVVLGGLGSVSGSLIAAYIIGYLETVTAYLISPTLRTIPSLLLLVLVVYLRPQGLFGRR, from the coding sequence ATGCGCGGCTTGCAGATCCTGGTCGATGGCTTTGCCATCAGCACACTCTATGCCTTGGGCGCGATCGGATTTTCGCTGATTTTCGGCGTCTCCGGCGTGCTCAATCTCGCCCATGGCGGCATCATGGTCGCCGCGGCCGTTGCTGCCTGGTACATCGCGGGGCCGCTCGGCGCCGGGCAATATATCGGCGCGCTCGCGGGGGTTGGCTTCGGGGTCATCATCGCGTTTGCGACCTATGGCCTCGCCGTGCGCCCAATCCAGCGCTCGCGCGCCATTCCGCGCGACGAGACCGAAATTTTTGTCCTCACCGCGACCCTGCTCTGGGGGATCATGATCCAGGAGGCGATCGCCTATTTCTTTACCGACAGCCCGATCACCGTGCGCCCGCTGGTCAATGGCGTCGTCGATATCTTCGGTGTCCGCACCCCCGCGAACGAAATCATGACGGCGGCGATCTGCTGGGTTTCGATCGGCTTGTTGTGGCTTCTGGTCAATCGCACGCGGGCGGGCAAGACGCTGCTCGCCGCCTCGATCAATCCCCGCGCGCTGACGCTGCTCGGGTTCGAGCTGTCCTCGGTCTATCTGCTGGTTTGGGCGATCTATGGCGTGCTCGCCGCCATCGCCGGCGTGCTGCTCGCGATGTTTCTTGGCACCAGCTCGAACAATATCGGCGTTTTGACGGCGAGCGCTTTCTCGATCGTCGTCTTGGGCGGTCTCGGCAGCGTCTCCGGCTCGCTGATCGCGGCCTATATCATCGGCTATCTCGAAACCGTCACCGCTTATCTGATCAGCCCCACTTTGCGCACCATCCCCTCGCTTCTGCTGCTGGTCCTGGTGGTCTATCTCCGCCCGCAAGGGCTGTTTGGGCGACGCTGA
- a CDS encoding ABC transporter substrate-binding protein, whose translation MKKAASAWQAVQRAVLGSLGTCALILPAFHAARAADPIRIGVIAENSAISGIAITNGAMIAADEINAAGGINGRKVEIIDYDDHNSATDAVRAFQRAVNQDHVVAVIGSYMSEVALALEPWAARLHTPFITPGAASNEITRHVKEDYAHNKYTFHGYLTSTAIADANCDFSHDFLVEKLGMKTTVMLSEDAAWTKPLDEESKRCLPKAGLQVLDSVRVSPDTTDFTPIFNKIEGLRPDVITTGISHVGVQPTVQWHSEQVPVPMSGVSSQATTTSFWRDTNGATEGVIAQVVATPDVAITPKTIPYAAAYLKRFGVTPAYTGYTTDDDVHIIAEAVGRAGSDDADKIVAEMEKTNYVGTIGTIAFYGQDSDFPHGLKYGADFVSGLMIQWQDGKQVTVWPARVANGTLKFPSFIKLPTQHASAQ comes from the coding sequence ATGAAGAAAGCAGCGTCGGCGTGGCAAGCTGTGCAGCGGGCGGTTCTCGGCTCGCTCGGCACCTGCGCCCTGATCTTGCCGGCGTTTCACGCCGCCCGCGCCGCCGACCCGATCCGTATCGGCGTGATCGCCGAAAATTCCGCCATCTCTGGCATCGCGATCACTAACGGCGCGATGATCGCCGCCGATGAAATCAACGCCGCCGGCGGCATCAATGGCCGCAAGGTCGAGATCATCGATTACGACGATCACAACTCGGCGACCGACGCGGTGCGCGCCTTCCAGCGTGCGGTCAATCAGGACCACGTGGTCGCGGTGATCGGGAGTTACATGAGCGAGGTCGCGCTCGCGCTCGAGCCGTGGGCAGCGCGGCTCCATACCCCCTTCATTACCCCCGGTGCCGCGAGCAACGAGATCACCCGCCACGTCAAGGAAGACTATGCCCACAATAAATACACGTTCCACGGCTATCTGACCTCGACCGCGATCGCCGATGCCAATTGCGATTTTTCCCATGATTTCCTGGTCGAGAAACTCGGCATGAAGACCACGGTGATGCTGAGCGAGGACGCGGCCTGGACCAAGCCGCTCGACGAAGAATCGAAACGCTGCCTGCCGAAAGCCGGGCTCCAGGTGCTCGATTCCGTCCGCGTCTCGCCCGATACCACCGATTTCACGCCGATCTTCAACAAGATCGAGGGCCTGCGCCCGGACGTTATCACCACCGGGATCAGCCATGTCGGCGTGCAGCCGACGGTGCAATGGCATAGCGAGCAGGTGCCGGTGCCGATGTCGGGGGTCAGCTCGCAGGCGACCACGACCTCGTTCTGGCGCGACACCAACGGCGCGACCGAAGGCGTCATCGCCCAGGTGGTCGCAACGCCCGATGTCGCGATCACGCCAAAAACCATCCCCTATGCGGCGGCCTATCTCAAGCGCTTTGGCGTGACGCCGGCCTATACCGGCTACACCACCGATGACGACGTCCACATCATCGCCGAAGCCGTCGGCCGCGCCGGCAGCGATGACGCCGATAAAATCGTCGCCGAGATGGAAAAAACCAATTATGTCGGAACGATCGGCACGATCGCTTTCTATGGCCAGGATAGCGACTTCCCGCACGGCCTGAAATATGGCGCCGATTTCGTCTCCGGCCTGATGATCCAATGGCAGGACGGCAAGCAGGTGACGGTGTGGCCCGCCCGCGTTGCCAACGGCACGCTGAAATTCCCGAGCTTCATCAAGCTCCCGACCCAGCACGCGAGCGCGCAATAA
- a CDS encoding aspartate aminotransferase family protein, producing MIPALMPTYNRADLAFVRGEGVWLYAADGRRFLDFGAGIATSSLGHNHPHLVAAITDQASRVMHVSNLYRVPEAERLAERLVAASFADSVFFCNSGAEANEAMVKMIRKTMAETGQPDRYRVICFEGAFHGRTLAMLAATGNAKYLAGFGPCVEGFDHVPFNDIEAVRRAIGPETAGIIVEPIQGEGGIRPARLEFLRALRDICDEHGLVLGMDEIQSGMGRTGRLFAHQWAGITPDVMSLAKGIAGGFPMGAVLAREWVAKHLTAGSHGTTFGGNPLACAAANAVLDVILAPGFLAGVERVADHLWNALSAVVKECPAIFEEVRGAGLMLGLKCRVPQAHVQQAWLEEGLLAVNAGENVVRLVPPLIVSAAECDQAVAMIRAACRRLASASAAAA from the coding sequence CCTCCTCGCTCGGCCATAATCATCCGCATCTCGTCGCCGCGATCACCGATCAGGCGAGCCGGGTGATGCATGTCTCTAACCTCTACCGCGTGCCCGAGGCTGAGCGCCTCGCCGAACGCCTGGTCGCGGCGAGCTTCGCCGACAGCGTGTTTTTCTGCAATTCCGGCGCCGAGGCCAACGAGGCCATGGTCAAAATGATCAGAAAGACCATGGCCGAAACCGGGCAACCCGACCGCTACCGTGTGATCTGCTTCGAAGGCGCTTTTCACGGCCGCACGCTCGCCATGCTGGCGGCGACCGGCAATGCCAAATATCTCGCCGGCTTCGGCCCCTGCGTTGAAGGCTTCGACCATGTCCCGTTCAACGATATCGAAGCCGTGCGCCGCGCCATCGGCCCGGAAACCGCCGGCATCATCGTCGAGCCGATCCAGGGGGAGGGGGGTATCCGCCCGGCGCGGCTAGAATTCCTGCGGGCGCTCCGCGACATCTGCGACGAGCATGGCCTCGTCCTCGGGATGGACGAAATCCAGAGCGGCATGGGCCGCACCGGCCGGCTTTTCGCCCATCAATGGGCCGGCATCACGCCGGATGTGATGTCGCTCGCCAAAGGCATCGCCGGCGGCTTTCCGATGGGCGCCGTGCTGGCGCGCGAATGGGTCGCGAAACATCTGACCGCCGGCAGCCACGGCACCACGTTCGGCGGCAATCCGCTCGCCTGCGCCGCCGCCAATGCCGTGCTCGACGTCATTCTTGCGCCGGGCTTTCTCGCCGGTGTGGAGCGTGTCGCCGACCATTTGTGGAACGCTTTGTCCGCCGTGGTCAAAGAATGTCCGGCGATCTTCGAGGAAGTGCGTGGCGCCGGCCTCATGCTTGGCCTCAAATGCCGCGTGCCGCAGGCGCACGTGCAGCAAGCTTGGTTGGAAGAAGGCTTGCTCGCCGTCAATGCCGGCGAAAATGTCGTGCGCTTGGTTCCGCCGCTCATCGTCTCGGCGGCGGAGTGCGATCAGGCGGTGGCGATGATCCGCGCCGCCTGCCGCCGTCTTGCCTCCGCCAGCGCGGCGGCGGCGTGA
- a CDS encoding branched-chain amino acid ABC transporter permease has protein sequence MRIILALIGLIVLASFPLWVSAYILAVLTVAYYFGVFAMAWDLLFGFAGEVNFGPTFLIGLGAYTAGLLDNHGVPVWLDVIAGALAAVIGGFALALPALRLRGPYFGLITLVAVLVLQQVIVIFAGVTGGEIGLTINDVLSVDPGHNYWLALAFLAVSGLILYSLSRSAAGLILQASGQDPVEAQALGFNVAKHKLAAFAVSALFSGLAGAMLVFYLGTASVDTVVDIAVGVQIIIAAVLGGRRTIVGAAIGAVFLIVAGEILRPLGQLNTFVVSAIALAVILFFPDGLVGYLLRRGERA, from the coding sequence ATGCGCATCATTCTCGCCCTCATCGGGCTCATCGTTCTTGCCAGTTTCCCCCTCTGGGTCTCGGCTTACATTCTCGCGGTGCTCACCGTCGCTTATTATTTCGGCGTCTTCGCGATGGCCTGGGATTTGTTGTTCGGCTTTGCCGGCGAGGTCAATTTCGGGCCGACCTTTCTCATCGGCCTCGGCGCCTATACCGCCGGCCTGCTCGACAATCATGGCGTTCCGGTGTGGCTCGATGTCATCGCCGGCGCGCTCGCCGCCGTCATAGGCGGATTCGCCCTGGCGTTGCCCGCTTTACGCCTGCGTGGGCCCTATTTCGGCCTCATCACCTTGGTCGCGGTGCTGGTGCTGCAGCAGGTGATCGTGATTTTCGCGGGCGTCACTGGCGGCGAGATTGGGCTTACCATCAACGACGTCCTCTCCGTCGATCCCGGCCATAATTACTGGCTGGCGCTGGCATTCCTCGCGGTCAGCGGCCTCATTCTCTATAGTTTATCGCGCTCGGCGGCGGGGTTGATTTTGCAGGCGAGCGGCCAGGACCCGGTCGAGGCGCAGGCGCTCGGCTTCAACGTCGCCAAGCACAAGCTCGCCGCCTTCGCCGTCAGCGCGCTTTTTTCCGGCCTCGCCGGGGCGATGCTGGTGTTTTATCTCGGCACCGCCTCCGTCGATACCGTCGTCGATATCGCGGTCGGGGTGCAGATCATCATCGCCGCCGTGCTCGGCGGGCGGCGCACCATCGTGGGGGCTGCGATCGGCGCGGTGTTTCTGATCGTCGCCGGCGAAATCCTGCGCCCGCTCGGCCAGCTCAATACGTTCGTGGTCTCGGCGATCGCGCTCGCGGTGATCCTGTTTTTCCCCGACGGCCTGGTTGGCTATCTCCTTCGCCGCGGAGAGCGCGCATGA
- a CDS encoding acetoin utilization protein AcuC: MGATPLYIGSEIYRGSTYGPGHPLAIARVSTCTDLCRALGWLPDAVYREAPLASLEELARFHDPDYLAALKRAEMWQAVSEADRARFRIGADGNPVYREVFRRPATSAGGVLLAARLTRDGGIVHCPGGGNHHARPARAAGFCYINDPVLGLLAWRDAGIAPIVYLDIDAHHGDGVEEAFFNDETVFTISVHEAGRWPFTGAAAERAGGAARNLPVPAGFNDSEFRFLCEKAILPLIRDLGPRAIMLQCGADGLEEDPLARLSLSNNAHWWLIDQLRDLAPRLIVLGGGGYNPYSVGRLWAGVWATLNRFALPERLPTAAEAVLRGLTYHRAAGRNPPAHWFTTLRDAPREGPIRPEIRTLAARTLEPDRPACYA, translated from the coding sequence TTGGGCGCGACGCCGCTTTATATCGGAAGCGAGATCTATCGCGGCTCGACCTATGGGCCGGGCCATCCGCTAGCGATCGCCCGCGTCTCCACCTGCACTGATCTCTGCCGCGCGCTCGGCTGGCTCCCCGATGCCGTCTACCGGGAAGCGCCGTTGGCCTCGCTCGAAGAACTCGCGCGGTTTCATGATCCCGACTATCTCGCCGCCCTCAAGCGCGCGGAGATGTGGCAGGCGGTCAGCGAAGCGGATCGCGCCCGGTTTCGCATCGGCGCCGATGGCAATCCGGTCTATCGCGAGGTCTTCCGCCGTCCCGCGACCTCGGCCGGCGGGGTTCTGCTCGCCGCCCGCTTGACCCGCGATGGCGGCATCGTCCATTGCCCGGGCGGCGGCAACCACCATGCGCGGCCGGCGCGCGCGGCCGGGTTTTGCTACATCAACGACCCGGTGCTCGGCCTGCTCGCCTGGCGCGACGCCGGGATTGCGCCGATCGTTTATCTCGATATCGATGCCCATCACGGCGACGGCGTCGAGGAAGCGTTTTTCAACGACGAAACCGTGTTCACGATCAGCGTCCACGAGGCCGGGCGCTGGCCATTCACCGGCGCGGCGGCAGAGCGCGCCGGTGGGGCTGCGCGCAACCTGCCGGTGCCGGCGGGCTTTAACGACAGCGAGTTCCGGTTTTTGTGCGAGAAAGCGATCCTGCCGCTGATCCGCGATCTCGGGCCGCGGGCGATCATGCTGCAATGCGGCGCGGATGGGCTGGAGGAAGATCCGCTGGCGCGACTTTCCCTTTCCAATAACGCCCATTGGTGGCTGATCGATCAGCTCCGCGACCTCGCCCCGCGCCTCATCGTGCTCGGCGGCGGCGGCTATAATCCTTATAGCGTCGGGCGGCTCTGGGCCGGCGTCTGGGCGACGCTCAACCGTTTCGCGCTCCCCGAACGCCTGCCAACGGCCGCGGAAGCGGTGTTGCGCGGCCTCACCTATCATCGCGCCGCCGGGCGCAACCCGCCGGCGCACTGGTTCACGACCCTGCGCGATGCGCCGCGCGAGGGGCCGATCCGGCCGGAAATCCGCACCCTCGCCGCGCGCACCCTGGAACCCGACAGACCGGCATGTTACGCATGA
- a CDS encoding DUF192 domain-containing protein, with protein sequence MPHPARRPLALLVVALGLIPLAIAAEEPNITHAQPELPRETLTIITHDGKRHEFHVEMAKTADQQTIGLMFRTHVADDEGMLFDWGIPRESQMWMKNTLVPLDMVFINEDGSIRTIAENTVPRSLAVIASHGPVRATLELAAGVTEKDDIRVGDRVVGGIFPAKP encoded by the coding sequence ATGCCCCATCCCGCGCGCCGCCCTCTCGCGCTGCTCGTCGTCGCGCTCGGCCTGATCCCGCTTGCCATCGCGGCCGAGGAGCCAAACATCACCCACGCCCAGCCGGAATTGCCGCGCGAGACGCTCACCATCATCACCCATGACGGCAAGCGGCATGAATTCCACGTCGAAATGGCCAAAACCGCCGACCAGCAAACCATCGGCCTGATGTTTCGCACCCATGTCGCCGACGATGAGGGAATGCTGTTTGACTGGGGTATCCCGCGTGAGAGCCAGATGTGGATGAAGAACACGCTGGTGCCGCTCGACATGGTGTTCATCAACGAGGATGGCTCGATCCGCACGATCGCCGAGAATACCGTCCCGCGCAGCCTCGCGGTGATCGCGAGTCACGGCCCGGTGCGCGCCACCCTCGAACTCGCCGCCGGCGTCACCGAGAAAGACGATATCCGGGTCGGGGATCGGGTGGTCGGGGGGATCTTTCCAGCGAAACCCTGA
- a CDS encoding ATP-binding cassette domain-containing protein, whose product MSGALLEVAGLTKRFGGLVAVKNLGFSIARGEILGLIGPNGSGKSTAMKLIMGIERANAGSVRLAGREIVTWPTHRIARAGIGLVFQHSRPLHRQTVLENIKLALLPDSLFQLAAEHAVDAKARAIGERVGLGAVLDRRPTTLPFADLRRMELAKAIARDPDVVLVDEPFAGLTMAEVESFSALIRSFREEGKAVLLVDHNVKGVAALVDRVLAMYLGERIAEGKADAVMQDETVRRVYLGGTIETHARTIAAEKSGIPLLKIEGLSVFYGKAQALDRAALEVHEGEFVSVVGLNGAGKTTLFNAISGLIPYSGAISWQGTALAGKTPAAIARGGIVQCPETRELFGDMSVAENLDLGGQHQPAPERRTRLDWLYDLFPILKSRSKQLARTLSGGEQQMLAIARALMMNPRLLILDEPTLGLAPVILEQLSKALARLRETTPITVLLGEQNVTFALPHADRVYVLEHARIIWQGPPDRFAIEAGAGYL is encoded by the coding sequence ATGAGCGGGGCTCTGCTCGAAGTCGCTGGCCTCACCAAGCGGTTTGGCGGGCTGGTCGCGGTCAAGAATCTCGGATTCTCGATTGCGCGCGGCGAGATCCTCGGCCTGATCGGCCCCAATGGCTCGGGCAAATCGACGGCGATGAAGCTGATCATGGGGATCGAGCGCGCCAATGCCGGCTCGGTGCGGCTCGCCGGGCGCGAGATCGTCACCTGGCCGACGCATCGCATCGCCCGCGCCGGCATCGGCCTCGTTTTTCAGCATTCGCGCCCGCTGCATCGCCAGACGGTGCTCGAAAACATCAAGCTCGCGCTTTTGCCCGACAGCCTCTTTCAACTCGCCGCCGAGCATGCGGTGGACGCCAAAGCGCGCGCGATCGGCGAGCGGGTCGGCCTCGGCGCGGTGCTCGATCGCCGCCCGACGACGCTGCCATTTGCCGATCTTCGCCGCATGGAGCTTGCGAAAGCGATCGCGCGCGATCCCGATGTGGTGCTCGTCGATGAGCCCTTCGCCGGCCTCACCATGGCCGAGGTCGAAAGCTTCTCAGCCCTGATCAGGAGCTTTCGTGAAGAGGGCAAAGCGGTTCTGCTCGTCGATCACAACGTCAAGGGGGTCGCGGCGCTGGTCGACCGGGTGCTTGCGATGTATCTCGGCGAACGCATCGCCGAAGGCAAGGCGGACGCGGTGATGCAGGATGAGACCGTGCGCCGGGTTTATCTCGGCGGCACGATCGAGACCCATGCCCGCACCATCGCCGCGGAAAAAAGCGGCATTCCGCTGCTCAAGATCGAGGGTCTCAGCGTCTTTTACGGCAAGGCGCAGGCTTTGGATCGGGCCGCGCTCGAGGTGCATGAGGGGGAGTTCGTTTCGGTCGTCGGGCTCAACGGCGCCGGCAAGACGACATTGTTCAACGCCATCTCCGGCCTCATCCCCTATAGCGGCGCGATCAGCTGGCAGGGCACCGCGCTCGCCGGGAAAACACCGGCCGCGATCGCCCGCGGTGGCATCGTGCAGTGCCCGGAGACGCGGGAATTATTCGGCGATATGAGTGTGGCCGAAAATCTCGACCTCGGCGGCCAGCACCAGCCGGCGCCGGAGCGCCGAACCCGGCTTGACTGGCTCTATGATCTATTCCCGATCCTGAAATCGCGCAGCAAGCAGCTTGCCCGCACGCTCTCGGGCGGCGAGCAGCAGATGCTCGCGATCGCCCGCGCCCTGATGATGAACCCGCGCCTCCTCATCCTCGATGAGCCGACCCTCGGCCTCGCCCCGGTGATTCTCGAACAGCTTTCCAAAGCGCTGGCGCGTCTGCGCGAAACGACGCCGATCACTGTGCTGCTCGGCGAGCAGAACGTCACCTTCGCCCTGCCCCATGCCGACCGGGTCTATGTGCTCGAACACGCGCGCATCATCTGGCAAGGCCCGCCCGACCGCTTCGCGATCGAGGCCGGCGCCGGCTATCTCTGA
- the argF gene encoding ornithine carbamoyltransferase, which yields MSSTLPRPSAVGAERPAPRHFLDLRDFDGATLRHMLDVAVGFKRAGTSSRPLAGKTLALIFEKPSTRTRVSFEVAMRQLGGDVVVLMGSEMQLGRGETLADTARVLSRYVDAIMLRTDRAAKLHDLAAHASVPVINGLTELSHPCQIMADVMTFEAHRGAIAGQRLAWCGDGNNVARSLIEAAVRFGFSLRLATPAALAPPADLLAWARAEGGDITVTAEPREAVAGARAVFTDTWVSMADERADERRALLAPYQVNSALMVAAAPDALFLHCLPAHRGEEVTDEVIDGPQSVVFDEAENRLHAQKGILAWVLGAAR from the coding sequence ATGAGCAGCACCCTGCCACGCCCGAGCGCCGTCGGCGCCGAGCGTCCGGCACCACGGCATTTTCTCGATCTTCGCGATTTCGATGGCGCGACCTTGCGGCATATGCTCGATGTCGCGGTCGGCTTCAAGCGCGCCGGGACATCCTCGCGCCCGCTCGCGGGGAAAACGCTCGCGCTGATTTTCGAAAAACCGAGCACCCGCACGCGGGTCAGTTTCGAAGTCGCCATGCGCCAGCTCGGCGGCGATGTCGTCGTGCTGATGGGCAGCGAGATGCAGCTTGGTCGCGGCGAGACGCTGGCCGATACCGCCCGCGTGCTGTCGCGCTATGTCGATGCCATCATGCTGCGCACCGACCGCGCGGCGAAGCTGCACGACCTCGCCGCCCATGCCAGCGTGCCGGTGATCAACGGCCTCACCGAGCTTTCGCACCCGTGTCAGATCATGGCCGATGTCATGACCTTCGAGGCGCATCGCGGCGCCATCGCCGGCCAGCGCCTCGCCTGGTGCGGTGATGGCAACAATGTCGCGCGAAGCCTGATCGAAGCCGCGGTAAGGTTTGGCTTTTCGCTTCGCCTGGCAACGCCCGCCGCCCTTGCGCCGCCGGCTGATCTTCTCGCCTGGGCGCGCGCCGAGGGCGGCGACATCACGGTCACCGCGGAACCTCGTGAGGCGGTTGCCGGCGCGCGAGCGGTGTTCACCGATACCTGGGTGAGCATGGCCGATGAGCGCGCCGATGAGCGCCGGGCCCTGCTCGCGCCCTATCAGGTCAACAGCGCGCTGATGGTGGCGGCGGCGCCGGATGCGCTGTTCCTGCACTGTCTTCCTGCCCATCGCGGTGAGGAGGTGACGGACGAGGTGATCGACGGGCCGCAATCGGTGGTGTTCGACGAGGCGGAAAACCGCTTACACGCGCAAAAAGGCATTCTCGCCTGGGTGCTCGGCGCGGCGCGATAA